GCAGGACCAGGATTGTCAGGGCCCAGAAGGTGGTGCTCAGTGTCTTTGCGCTGTTGTCGATGCCGTCTCCGCTGGCGGAGCCGCTGTCCTTTGCGACGGATCCCGCCTTGACCTGCAGGGTTCCGTCGGAGGAGTTGCCCGCGAAGGCAACATTGTATGCCAGCTCGGGTGCGGTTCCCTCGGTACTGCCGGTGTTGACGAGCATCACGTAGACGGTCTCCGTGGACATTCCGGAAATATCGACGGTGGCGGTTGCACCGGCGAACTCGGAGATGAGGTAGCCGTCCTCGCTGACGATGTACCTCGCCCATCCGGCGGTGTCTCCGATGGTGAAGGTCGCCTGGGTGGGAGCCACGTTGTTGTTGACGAAGGTGAACGCGTACTTGTAGGAGTACTCGTTGACCGCATCGGCGGATGCGCCCTCCGCTCCGGCGACGGAAACAGTCACCTTGGCACCGTCGACAGCCCCGTTGCTGAAGAAGGCAGCCGGGACGTACGCATAACCAACGGCTGTTCCGTCGAGGGTCTTGACGGTGACGCCCATGCTCGTAGCTCCTGCTCCGATGGATCCGGAGAAGCGGGTAACGTTCATGTTCACGACCTGGCTCAGTCCGGCACCGACGGTGACCACGTATGCCTTATCCAGGGCGAGATCGGAGCTTCCGGAGACGATGTAGGTCGCCGGGAGATCCCCGTTGTTGAAGATCTCGATCTGCATGGTTCCGGAATAGGTACTGTAATCGAGGTTGGCATCGTTCAGCACCACGGCCTCGGACGCGGAATACGTCGCAACGGTGGCTGCGGAGGAGAAGTTGCACACTACCTCCGTGGTTCCGACAGCCAGGGCCGGAATTGCCTTGTTGGCGTTGTAAGTGTAGTTCGACTTTCCGTCGGCATTGGTTACACCGCTGAGATCAAAGGTGAGGTCGGTCAGAACGGGCACGTCGACGGAGTACTCTCCGCCGCTGACGGACGCGAACAGCCTCACGGTTCCCATAGTGACCCGCAGCTTTCCGTCGGCATTGACTCCGACGTTTCCGGTGATGGTGGCCTTGGCCTTCAGCTCGCCGACATCGGCATCGAGGGTTCCGGGTGCCGCAACATCGACGGAGTAGTATCCGATGTTTCCGGCGGAATCGGTTACCTTGAATGTGTATCCGAAGTCGTTTTCGAGGTAGTAGACCTTCAGAGTCGAGGTGCTCGCCTTGGTATCGGTGTAGTATCCTCCGGTCTCGCCATCGGCGTTCTCGTCCTTGGTGACGCTCACGGTGGTATCTGCGGGGACGGTGAGGTTCAGCTTGAACGCGTAAAGCTCGATGTCGTAGAAGGTGGTGGAAGGATAGATGTTGACGCTTCCGTAATAATGTCCGAGAGGATCGTCTACGATCAGGGTGTAGCTTCCGGGCGCAACGGATGCCGAGTTGTCCTTGAGGTTGACCGTACCGGTAAGGGCGTTGCCGTCGATCAGGGCGGTCGGCGTGGTAACGTTGGCCGCCTTGAAGGTGACGTCCGTGAGGGTCTTATCCTTGCCGTACTCGGCGGTCTTGTCGGTGTTCTCGGCATTCAGGAAGTAACCGACGGTGGGAGCTGCCACGAATGCGGATCCCGCCGCGTCGTCTCCGGAAGGCACGATGAAGGTCGCCTTTCCGGTGCCATCGGTCATTCCCATGAAGGTGAATCCCGCGACGGAGCAAGTGACGTTCAGCCTCACGTCGGTGAAGGCGATGGGCTTGCTGCTGGAAGAGTTGTAGGAGTAGTTGACTCCCTGCGATACCGACATTCCCTCGGCGAGGGTGATGTCATGCACGGCGCCGGCGGCTGCATCCACAGAGGTGATGCTCACGTTGCTTCCGTTGTATGCGTAAACGTTATAGGCTCCCGCCGGGACGAGGGCAGAATACTTCCCGTCCTTGTCGGTGGAGAATATCATCTGACCGCTTGCGCCGATCAGGACCACGGTGGCTCCCGCGACCTCCTTCTTGTCGAACGTCACGGTTCCGGACACGGTGACGCCTTCCGCAGAGGCAAGAGCGAGGTTCACGATGGCATCATCGGCATCCGTGACGGTCACAGACCCGGTGTAGACAGTGGTCCCCGATACAGCATACGCGTAGTATGTGGACTTCAGCAGGGAGGGCACCTCGAAGTCGGCCTGTCCCGCCACGACTTTGCTGGAAAGCTGGAGAGAGCCGGAATACAGGCTGACGACGGTGTCGTTAGCCGGACCTGTGACGGCGATGTGGACCGCTTCGTATGCAACGATGGTGGCGGATGCGGACTGGCCTGCGGTGACGTCGACCACGGGCGTGGAAGCGGACGTGTATGCTCCCGTAAGGGTGACGATGTAGGATCCTGCGGGCACCTGTATGGTTGCCACTCCGTCATCGGTGGCTCCGGGATACGAGATGGACTGATCGGAAACATCGATCAGCGTAACTGCGGTTCCGTCCTCGACGCTGGCGCCGAACTGGTCATCCACGTTGACGGAGACCGTTCCCACGTTAGCGCTGATCTGCACGTTGTCGTGGTCTCCCGCGGGAATCGTCAGGGTGGAAGCGCTTACGACACTGCCATCGGTCTTGTAGAGGGTGGCGGTGTAGCTTCCGGGAGACAGCGTGGTCTCGGCGAAGACTCCCGCCGCGACCGGGATGGTCACGTCAGCGACCGCATAGCGGGTATCCAGGGCGGATGACAGGACGATGGTTCCGTTGAAGTCGAGGACACCGTCTCCGGATACGACGGATCCCTCGATGCTGGTCACACCGAGGTTGACATCGCAGGTGGTTCCGGCGATCTCGGTCTTCTTGACGGTCTTCTCTACGGTTCCGCTGCCGACGGTGGATCCCTGAGCGGTTGCGAAGGATACGTAGTAATCGGTGGTCGGGACGAAGACCTCGTAGTGTCCGGCGTTGTCGGTGCATCCGGTGCTGAAGACGGTGTACTTCGCATTGTCATAGGATGCGGGTGCGTAGACGTACACCGCGACTCCCGCGGCGTTGGCTGCGTTGGAGGTCACGGTTCCGGACAGGACGGAGGAGGATCCTCCGCCGACGAACTTGTAGACGATCACGGAGGACATGTAGTTGATGACCCCGCCGTTCGCCTTCTGGGCGGCGATGGCCTCCTCGTAGGGCATCTTCTTCCATCCGCTGGAATCGGAATCGGCCTTGCTGTCCGCGTTGTAGGTGACGTACCAGCTGTCGATGGCGAATCCGTCGAGTCCGTTTCCGGGCGCGATGGGGACGGTTCCGTCATCGGCGGAGAGCGCCTGGTAGTAGCTCAGGACGCTGTTCTGGCCGGCTGCCCCGGGGGTCATACCGATGAGGGCGTTGTACAGGAAGGTGTTGTACATCGCTTCGGTGTAGGTAGCGTATCCGGTGTAGGTGTTGTAACTGAAATAGTCGGTGGCTGCGCCGTAGGCGTCGAGGTCGTGACCTCCGAAGTATGCGATGGTGGAGAACGCACTGCCGTCGTTGTAGTACAGCGGGAGCATGGAGGTGTCGACCTCGATGTACCCGATCCTCGCGTCGGACACGCTGCAGGTGTAGTTGTACAGGGTGCAGAGGTCCGGGTAGGAGTAGTAGGACAGGACGTCGTAGGCGGCCGCATATCCCTTGTTGGGATCGCTGTCGCTGAGAGCCGCCTTGATCTTGGCCTGGTCGTCCGCGAGGATGATACCGTCCTTGGCGAGCAGGGTGCTGAGCTGGTCGGCGTTCAGGCCGTCCATCAGACGGAGGGTCATGGCGATGAGCGCTCCCGAACCGGATTCGGCTAGATAGGCGTTGGCCATGGTGTACGTACCGCCTCCGTTGGAGGAGGTGACGACGTCGAAGCCTCCGAGGGAGGCTGCGGAATCGGCGTAGCCGTACCAGGTGATGAGGGCACCGGACTTGGGGACGTCGCTGTAGGAATCCCAGACCTTGGTGACCATGTTGGAATCTGTGGTGTTGATGGTGTATCCGAGACCACCGAAGTAGTCGGACTTCTCGTCGTTGGTGGGGGTGGCCGCGTCGATGGCATAGACGGCGGCGGGGGCTGCGATGAGCGCAATCACGCAGACCAGGGTGACGAACGGGAAGAAGTTGAAGACCTTCTTGGCGGCCACCTTGCCTCCCTGACCGCGGAGGGTCTTGAGGCTGCGGAGGTAGTCCTTCATCTTGACCGCACGGAGAACGCGGATGAGGACTGCCGCGGTCGCGACCGCGAATGCGGAAGCGGAGACAACCGCGTAGTTGCTGGTGAACCATCCGATGCAGAACATGGAGAGGAGCCACAGGGTGCTGAAGATGTAGAGGTGGCTTCCTCCGTCCTTCCTGTAGCGGAAGAACATCCATGCTCCGAGGATCAGCGGGAACCAAACGGTGACCCATCCGTACCAGGAGGCCATAGCGGAGATGCTGCTCCTGGAGAAGGAGTTGGCAAGGCTCGCCATGAGCTCGTTATCGTAGTAGGCGTTGCCGTTGATGACCGCGTCGTACAGATCGGGGACCGCGAAGTAGAGGACCACGGCGATGGCCGCGATGACGATAGCGAACACCGGTATGGTGAGCACCCAGGGCTTCTTGGCGGTGTAGACCGCGGCGGTGCTGAGCACGACGGTCAGGATGGCGAGGACGCATCCTCCGGAGAAGACCTCGTCCCAGAGTCCGGTGGGGATGTAGTAGATGGCGGAGATACCGATCCCGATGATGAGGGAGAGGTTGAAGATCCCGACGGGCGCGGAGAAGTCCTTGCCGGTGATGCGCTCGATGACAATCGCGAGGGTCATGATGACCGCTGCGACGAGGATGATGACGCGGAAGTCGGACCACGAGAGGGCGATGAGTGCGATCAGGACTCCGACGATGACGGCGTCCGCGCGCAGCTTCTTGACCTTGAGGAAGGTCCAGATGCCCTTGGTATTCATGGAGTCGACGTTGTCGATGGTGCGGACGACCATCGCGACCAGGAGAGCCACCAGGAAGCAGACCATGGGGTACTCGGTACCGTTGGAGAACGGTGTGGTCATGATGGTGAGCGCGAAGATCGCGTAGAACAGCGCCGCGATGATTCCGACGATCTCGTCCCTGAACATCCTCCTTCCGATGAGGTAGACGGGGATGCAGGTGAGCGCCCCGAAGATGGGGGCAGACCAGGCGAGCACCGCGGCCGCGGCGGTCTGGTCGCTCAGGCCGAACAGACCGACGAACCCGGCGAATCCGGCCATGACGAAGTCGAAGAACGGTCCGTAGGTGCTCGGGGCTCCGTAGGGGTAGTTCAGAGCGGTCTGGTTGGCCGGATCGTAGGTTCCCGCAAGGATCTCGACGATGATGCGGAGGTGGTTAGAGGCGCTTGTGCCGCCGGACAGCGAGAAATCGCTTCCAGCGGAGATTCCGTAGGCGAACACGAACCTGAGGACGAATGCCATGGCGATGATCGCGAACAGTGTGACAAGGCGCCAATGCTCTTTCAACCAATCCTTGCCCGACTTGGCGGGCTTGGAGCTGACGCCTTCAGCTTCGGCATCAGCGGTCTTCTTGATAGCAAATTTGCGCATTCTCGATTCTCCGTAAAACGTCCGTTAAATGACGTTATCGAATGCCCGACCATCGGCCATTTTCTATTTATAGGTTAATGTCGCGCGTAACTTATATTATAAAAGAGGGGAAAGGGTTTGACGGATTGGCTTAGAGTACTGTGCGTATCTCCGCCGCGATCTCATCTGCGACCGCCGCCGGGTCCTCGGCCTTGTAAATCGCGCGGCCCACGATGACGTAGTCCGCTCCCGCCCTAATGGCTGAGGATGCGGAGCCTCCCTGGGCACCTACACCGGGAGAGAGGATCTCCCTGTCGCCGATGATCTGCCTGATGGCGGCAATCCTCTCGGGACGGGTCGCGGGGGCGATGAATCCCTTCACCCCGCACTCGACCCCGACATGTGCCAGACGTTCCGCGTTGGGTGCGGTGAACTCCTGTCCTCCGGGGTGGCTCATCTCGGTCACAGCGTAGATGGAGGCGCCCTTTGCGTTGGCAACCTGGACCGCCTCGCGCATGGAATCGCTGCCGGTGAAGGCGTGGCAGATGACGGCGGAGGCCCCCCTGTCGATGGAATTCTCGACGATCAGGTGGACGGTGTTGGGGATGTCGGCGACCTTGAAATCGCAGATTACGTCGGAGCGTTTGGAGAGCTCGGTGATCATCTCCGGGCCCGCAGAGAGCACCAGAGGCCAGTTGATCTTGATGGCATCAACAGTGCCAGATACCGAATCTGCGATGCGCAGGGCCTTTTCCCTGTCGGTCTCATCAAGGGCGAGGATAAGACGGGACTCCTTTCTCATGTGTCAAACCATTCTCCGATGGTTTTTATAATCTCGCATACGATTGGCTCGCATGGCCTTCGTAAGGTTCGATTCGGGCTCCGCCGCAAACGGTCCCCTCGCAAAGGGATGCGAACTCTGCATCAAGGGATCGAAAATGGTCCTCCTCGTCACTGGAAGGTGCCGTGCTGGATGTTTCTACTGCCCGGTATCCGCCGAGAAGAAGGGAAAGGACGTGGTCTACGCCAACGAAGGCCGTGTGGACTCCGACGGGGAGATCCTCGAGGAATGCCGCGCCATGGCCGCGGAGGGTGCGGGTATCACCGGAGGGGACCCCTCCGAGACCCTCGACAGGACCCTCCACTACATCTCGCTCCTAAAGGATGCCTTCGGGAAGGACTTCCATCTCCACATGTACACCTCAGTCATCAGCCTCGAGAACGCCAAGAAGCTCGAGGCCGCCGGCTTGGACGAGATAAGGTACCACCCCAGGGACAGTACGTGGGCGGACATGGAGGGTTCCGAACTCCCCGACATCGTCTCCGGGACCTCCATGGACGTGGGGATCGAGATCCCCGCCCTGCCCGGAAGGGAGGATGACATCATCGCCCTTGCGAAATATGCCTTCGGGGCCGGAATCAGATTCATGAACCTCAACGAGCTCGAGTTCTCCGAGAGCAACTGGGGGATGATGGAGTCCCGTGGTTACGAGATGAAGGACGACGTCTCCGCGGCCGTCCTCGGTGCGGAGGAGACCGCCATCGCCGTGATGGATGCCCTTCCCGACCTGCCAATACACTTCTGCTCGTCCACATTCAAGGACGGCGTCCAGCTCAGGAACAGGCTCAAGAGGAGGGCCGAGAACACCGCCAGGGAATACGACGTCGTCACCGACGACGGCACCTTCCTCAAGGGCATCGTCTACGCCGACGATCTGGAAAAGGCGGCATCCTACATGCGCGAACAGTATGAAGTGCCAGATGAACTTATGTTCATCGACCGCGACAGGAACAGGATGGAGATTGCCGCCTGGATCCTCGAGGAAATAGGCAGGGAACTGCCCTTCCGCTGCTACATAGTCGAGGAGTATCCCACCAGGGACCGCCTCGAGGTCGAGAGAACCCCGGTTAACTGATGCGCGGATGAAAGTAGCCGGACCTCCCCGAACCGGGGAGGCCCGGAAGTCGTTTCCGTTACACCCAGGGATAACGGCTCAGTCTACGCTGATGCTCTGGATATCGTGATGCCTGTTCACGATGTCACGGGCGATGCGAAGGTTCTTGCCGTTCTTGCCGATCGCACGTCCCTTCTTCTCGGGGTTGACCGTGACGGTGGCGTGCGTGATGTCTCCGCGCTGCTCGATAACGACGTTCGTAGGCTCGTAGATGTGGAAGACGTTCAGCACGAACTGCTTGGGATCGTCGGAGTACTCCACGACCTGGATGTTCTTCCCGGTCAGATCCTTGAGCTTCTTCATGTGGTCGCCGTTCTTCCCGACCGCGATGTTGCCCTGTCCCTTCTCCACGACGAACACGAGTTTCTCCTCGGTGTCCATGCAGTCGACTGCATTGGTGTGGGTTACCTGCTGGAACAGCGCTATGAAGCGGAGGGTCTCCTCTGTCAGTACGATATCTGCAGCCATTTTGCTCACAGCGTTAAGATGTTGGAGGTACCCTTGTCGATGACGGCGAGGGCAGCGACGGAGTAGGGAACTCCGCAGAGAGCTCCGAGCTCCATGTTGTTTCCGCTGAACACATGGACCTTGACGTCCTTGTTGTTGGCCAGGAAGGCAGAGGGGCAGTTCTCGCTGACGATGATCATCTGCGCCTTTCCTGCCTTGACCGCCTTCTCGGTCTGTACGGTTCCGAACTCGACCTTTCCGGTCGAGATTGCTGCCTTCAGTGCCTTTCCGATGTCGATTTCTTCGCTCATTCATTATCCCTCTTCTTGGGTGTGTATTCGAGTTTGACTGCGCCGGTTCCTAGGGTCACCGGCTGACCCACGATGATGTTTTCGGTAACTCCTTCGAGATGGTCGATCTCTCCCACCATCGCCGCGTGCAGCAGGTGTGCAGCGGTGATCTCGAACGCCGCCCTCGCGAGGACGGACGACTTCTTTCCGGAGACTCCGTGCCTTCCGATGGCCCTGACGGTTCCGTCGTTGGTCATCAGGTCGGCGACGAGCATGATGTGCCTGATATCCACATCCAGACCCGCGTTCTTCAGGGTGGAGGTGGCCTCGTAGACGATTGAGTTCCTTGCGGCCTCGATTCCGAGGACATCCGCGACCTCGAGGATGGAGTTGGTCATGACCTTGGGTGCCTCGACCTCGGGGACCTTGAGGATCTCTCCGAGGTTGGATCCCTCGGTCAGGATGGTGTAGTACTTCTGACCGGTCTTGTCCACGTCCTCCTTGACGAGTGCGCGCTTGATGCCGTCGATGCCCTTCAGCTTGGTGTTCCTGATGGCATCGTACATGGCCTGCATCTTGGAGAAGCTGGGCTCGTCGGATGCGATGACGATGTTGTAGTCGTCGGTCTTGGTGACCATGCCGCGGACGGCCTTCACCTTGTTCAGGCGGTCGACGATGTCGTCGATGTTGAGGCCCTTCTCGTCGAGTATCTTCGGGGAGGGCTTCACCATGATCCTCATGTTGGTGATGTCGGTGGTGAGGTCCGCGACATCGCTGAGGGTGGTGATCTGGATGTTGGACGCGATGTGGCTCGCGATGTTCTTGTCGGTCTTCGCCAGTCCCATCAGGGGGATGGTCATGGACGGGGTGGAGGGCTCCCTGCGCGCATCGACGATCTCGATGAGACGGGGAAGTCCCTGGGTAACCGACAGGAATGTGTCTCCCGCGAAGTGGAAGGTACGCAGGTTCATCTGGGTACCGGGCTCTCCGATGGAGTGGGCCGCCATGACTCCGGCGGACTCGTTCTGGGCCATCTTGTGGGAGTCGTACATCTCGCCTGCGCGGGTGACGAGCCTCTCGACGGTCTCGTCGTCGATGTCGATCCCGACCTTCTCGGCGACGTCGAGCTTCTCGGCGATCTGGTAGACGACGGTCCCGGGGATCTGGACCCCGAGCTTCTCGCAAACGCCGAACAGCCTCTCCTCGGTGGGGGAGTTCTGGCGGCGCTTGTTGACCTCCTCGAAGACGGGCTCGGCAGCCTCCTCGGCCGCGGCCTCGGCCTTGGGGGCCTTCTTGGCGGGGGAGGAGCGGGACGGGGTCTTGGCGAGCTTGGACATGACCTCCTGGGCCATCTCCTCGCCGACGAGCTCGGCGAGCTCCTCGGCTCCGGCGTCCTTGACGGCGCCGAGACTGGAGTACTTGGAGACGAGCAGGGATGCGGTCTCGTCGTTTATGCCCCTGTTGACAAGGGCCTTGATGGTGTCTTTCTTAGCCATGATCACTCACCTCCGTAGTCGTCGCCGTCGGATTCGTAGTCGGTGGAGTCCTCGTCTCCGTCGGAGTCGAAGTCGTTGTCGTACTCGATGGCGTCGAGGTCCTTCTCGCGTTCTCCGTAGCTGTCTCCCTGGTTCTCCTTGGCGTTGACGTCGACGAGCTTCTCGGCGTCCTCTCCGAGGACCTCGAAGAACAGGTCGTCGATGTCGATGGCCTTTCCGCGGACGGACCTTGCGGGGTCGACGCCGTCCTCTCCGTACTTGAACTGGACGATGGCGCCGACGGTGTTCCTGATGGTTCCGTCGGAGGTTAGCTTCAGGTCCTCGAGGGCACTGATGAGCCTCCTCTGCATGTATCCGGACCTGCTGGTACGGACGGCGGTATCGACGAGACCCTCTCTTCCTCCCATTGCGTGGAAGAAGAACTCGGTGGGGGTGAGACCCAGCTTGTAGGAGTCCTTGCAGAATCCCTTGGCGTAGGCTCCCAGGTCTTCCCTGGGGAAGTGGGGCAGGGTCCTCTGCCAGTATCCTCTGGAGATCCTCTCTCCACGGACGGTCTGCTGTCCGACGCATCCTGCCATCTGGGACAGGTTGGTCATGGATCCACGGGCACCGGTCTTCGCCATGATGACCGCGGGGTTGGACATACCGAGCTTGGATCCCGCGATGTTACCCGCGGTGGTACGGGCATCTCCGAGGACCTTCATGATCTGGTTCTCGAGGGTGGTCTCCGCGGTTCCTCCCTGGGAGGCCTCGAGGGTCTGGTCGTGGAAGGACTCGATGAGCTCGTCGACCTTCGCGATTGCGTCGTCGGACGAGGTGGAGATCTGCCTCAGGTCCTCGGCGGGGATGTCCTCGTCGGAGATTCCGGTGGAGAATCCGTGGTTCATGATGGTACCGAGCGCGAGCCTGGTGACCTCGTTGAGGAACTTGGCTGCGCGGTCGGACCCGTAGTCCCTGGCGATCTTCTCGAGGATCTTTCCCTTGGAGTTCCCGATGGCGGACTCGTCGATGGTTCCCTCGAGGAGCTGTCCGTTGCGGATGATGACCAGGCCGTCGAAGTCCGGGTCGTCCTTGTCCAGGCTCTTGGTGATGCTCGACTTGAACTTGATGTTGAAGTTGTCGGGCAGGACGAGGGAGAACAGCTGCCTCCCGGTCCAGTAGGGCTCTCCGTTCTCGTCGGTGCCTGCCGGCTCGGGGGGCTCGATCTCGGGGAGTTTCATGAGGATGTTCATGGTCTCCCATTTTCCGAAGTGCGGGTTGCCGTGGGTGAGGAAGTACGAACCGGAGATGTGGTCGTGGATTCCTCCGATGATGGGTCCTCCGTACCTGGGGGACAGGATGTTCTCCTGGACCTGCATGATGATGCGTGCCTCGGCACGGGCCTCCTCGGACTGCAGGACGTGGAGGTTCATCTCGTCGCCGTCGAAGTCGGCGTTGTACGGGGCGCAGACGCAGAGGTTGAACCTGAAGGTCCTTCCCTTCATGACCCTGACGCGGTGCGCCATGATGGACATCCTGTGCAGCGAGGGCTGCCTGTTGAACAGGACGATGTCGCCGTCGATGAGCTGCCTCCAGACGACGTAGTCGATGCTGAGTCCCTCGGCGACGGTCTCCGCGTTGTCGGGGGTGACCCTGATCTTGCGGCCGTCGTTCCTGATGACGTAGTTGACTCCGAAGACGTATCCGTTCTCGTCGTCGGCGGGACTGGGTCCGCGCTTGACGTACTCCCTCATCTTCTCGATATTGCGCTCGTTGACGTGCATGGGCACGGAGAGCTCGCGGGCGGCGATGACCGGGACTCCGACCTCGTTGATGGAGAGGTTCGGGTCGGGGGAGATGACG
This is a stretch of genomic DNA from Thermoplasmatales archaeon BRNA1. It encodes these proteins:
- a CDS encoding Ribosomal protein L30E, with translation MSEEIDIGKALKAAISTGKVEFGTVQTEKAVKAGKAQMIIVSENCPSAFLANNKDVKVHVFSGNNMELGALCGVPYSVAALAVIDKGTSNILTL
- a CDS encoding NusA family KH domain protein, archaeal, with amino-acid sequence MAADIVLTEETLRFIALFQQVTHTNAVDCMDTEEKLVFVVEKGQGNIAVGKNGDHMKKLKDLTGKNIQVVEYSDDPKQFVLNVFHIYEPTNVVIEQRGDITHATVTVNPEKKGRAIGKNGKNLRIARDIVNRHHDIQSISVD
- a CDS encoding DNA-directed RNA polymerase, beta' subunit/160 kD subunit — encoded protein: MIMAKKDTIKALVNRGINDETASLLVSKYSSLGAVKDAGAEELAELVGEEMAQEVMSKLAKTPSRSSPAKKAPKAEAAAEEAAEPVFEEVNKRRQNSPTEERLFGVCEKLGVQIPGTVVYQIAEKLDVAEKVGIDIDDETVERLVTRAGEMYDSHKMAQNESAGVMAAHSIGEPGTQMNLRTFHFAGDTFLSVTQGLPRLIEIVDARREPSTPSMTIPLMGLAKTDKNIASHIASNIQITTLSDVADLTTDITNMRIMVKPSPKILDEKGLNIDDIVDRLNKVKAVRGMVTKTDDYNIVIASDEPSFSKMQAMYDAIRNTKLKGIDGIKRALVKEDVDKTGQKYYTILTEGSNLGEILKVPEVEAPKVMTNSILEVADVLGIEAARNSIVYEATSTLKNAGLDVDIRHIMLVADLMTNDGTVRAIGRHGVSGKKSSVLARAAFEITAAHLLHAAMVGEIDHLEGVTENIIVGQPVTLGTGAVKLEYTPKKRDNE
- a CDS encoding putative membrane protein, required for N-linked glycosylation — encoded protein: MRKFAIKKTADAEAEGVSSKPAKSGKDWLKEHWRLVTLFAIIAMAFVLRFVFAYGISAGSDFSLSGGTSASNHLRIIVEILAGTYDPANQTALNYPYGAPSTYGPFFDFVMAGFAGFVGLFGLSDQTAAAAVLAWSAPIFGALTCIPVYLIGRRMFRDEIVGIIAALFYAIFALTIMTTPFSNGTEYPMVCFLVALLVAMVVRTIDNVDSMNTKGIWTFLKVKKLRADAVIVGVLIALIALSWSDFRVIILVAAVIMTLAIVIERITGKDFSAPVGIFNLSLIIGIGISAIYYIPTGLWDEVFSGGCVLAILTVVLSTAAVYTAKKPWVLTIPVFAIVIAAIAVVLYFAVPDLYDAVINGNAYYDNELMASLANSFSRSSISAMASWYGWVTVWFPLILGAWMFFRYRKDGGSHLYIFSTLWLLSMFCIGWFTSNYAVVSASAFAVATAAVLIRVLRAVKMKDYLRSLKTLRGQGGKVAAKKVFNFFPFVTLVCVIALIAAPAAVYAIDAATPTNDEKSDYFGGLGYTINTTDSNMVTKVWDSYSDVPKSGALITWYGYADSAASLGGFDVVTSSNGGGTYTMANAYLAESGSGALIAMTLRLMDGLNADQLSTLLAKDGIILADDQAKIKAALSDSDPNKGYAAAYDVLSYYSYPDLCTLYNYTCSVSDARIGYIEVDTSMLPLYYNDGSAFSTIAYFGGHDLDAYGAATDYFSYNTYTGYATYTEAMYNTFLYNALIGMTPGAAGQNSVLSYYQALSADDGTVPIAPGNGLDGFAIDSWYVTYNADSKADSDSSGWKKMPYEEAIAAQKANGGVINYMSSVIVYKFVGGGSSSVLSGTVTSNAANAAGVAVYVYAPASYDNAKYTVFSTGCTDNAGHYEVFVPTTDYYVSFATAQGSTVGSGTVEKTVKKTEIAGTTCDVNLGVTSIEGSVVSGDGVLDFNGTIVLSSALDTRYAVADVTIPVAAGVFAETTLSPGSYTATLYKTDGSVVSASTLTIPAGDHDNVQISANVGTVSVNVDDQFGASVEDGTAVTLIDVSDQSISYPGATDDGVATIQVPAGSYIVTLTGAYTSASTPVVDVTAGQSASATIVAYEAVHIAVTGPANDTVVSLYSGSLQLSSKVVAGQADFEVPSLLKSTYYAYAVSGTTVYTGSVTVTDADDAIVNLALASAEGVTVSGTVTFDKKEVAGATVVLIGASGQMIFSTDKDGKYSALVPAGAYNVYAYNGSNVSITSVDAAAGAVHDITLAEGMSVSQGVNYSYNSSSSKPIAFTDVRLNVTCSVAGFTFMGMTDGTGKATFIVPSGDDAAGSAFVAAPTVGYFLNAENTDKTAEYGKDKTLTDVTFKAANVTTPTALIDGNALTGTVNLKDNSASVAPGSYTLIVDDPLGHYYGSVNIYPSTTFYDIELYAFKLNLTVPADTTVSVTKDENADGETGGYYTDTKASTSTLKVYYLENDFGYTFKVTDSAGNIGYYSVDVAAPGTLDADVGELKAKATITGNVGVNADGKLRVTMGTVRLFASVSGGEYSVDVPVLTDLTFDLSGVTNADGKSNYTYNANKAIPALAVGTTEVVCNFSSAATVATYSASEAVVLNDANLDYSTYSGTMQIEIFNNGDLPATYIVSGSSDLALDKAYVVTVGAGLSQVVNMNVTRFSGSIGAGATSMGVTVKTLDGTAVGYAYVPAAFFSNGAVDGAKVTVSVAGAEGASADAVNEYSYKYAFTFVNNNVAPTQATFTIGDTAGWARYIVSEDGYLISEFAGATATVDISGMSTETVYVMLVNTGSTEGTAPELAYNVAFAGNSSDGTLQVKAGSVAKDSGSASGDGIDNSAKTLSTTFWALTILVLLTVFIFFWASMKRGVFGRKH
- a CDS encoding Radical SAM domain protein, pyruvate formate-lyase activating enzyme -like protein; amino-acid sequence: MAFVRFDSGSAANGPLAKGCELCIKGSKMVLLVTGRCRAGCFYCPVSAEKKGKDVVYANEGRVDSDGEILEECRAMAAEGAGITGGDPSETLDRTLHYISLLKDAFGKDFHLHMYTSVISLENAKKLEAAGLDEIRYHPRDSTWADMEGSELPDIVSGTSMDVGIEIPALPGREDDIIALAKYAFGAGIRFMNLNELEFSESNWGMMESRGYEMKDDVSAAVLGAEETAIAVMDALPDLPIHFCSSTFKDGVQLRNRLKRRAENTAREYDVVTDDGTFLKGIVYADDLEKAASYMREQYEVPDELMFIDRDRNRMEIAAWILEEIGRELPFRCYIVEEYPTRDRLEVERTPVN
- a CDS encoding orotidine-5'-phosphate decarboxylase, producing MRKESRLILALDETDREKALRIADSVSGTVDAIKINWPLVLSAGPEMITELSKRSDVICDFKVADIPNTVHLIVENSIDRGASAVICHAFTGSDSMREAVQVANAKGASIYAVTEMSHPGGQEFTAPNAERLAHVGVECGVKGFIAPATRPERIAAIRQIIGDREILSPGVGAQGGSASSAIRAGADYVIVGRAIYKAEDPAAVADEIAAEIRTVL